A genome region from Babesia bigemina genome assembly Bbig001, chromosome : I includes the following:
- a CDS encoding RNA recognition motif (RRM)-containing protein, putative → MDTYHTSDNSKSELPNNTGTTKRRRRTRESKWDIPDEAPETVGDLADKSANDGQKKRQRRLYVGNLPPDNALDTNGVSPPISKTEIFNVDQGYCFLEFSTAELADMCFKLDGINYKGQTLKIRRPIEYGTTSSSDDTKVFVQNIPPTMSDADIKALLEKHGKLTSANLVKDLKTGQNKGYGFFEFDDSRAAKMAVCHLNGHVVDKHVLSVKHAAFSYFASGGKLTDSKATNLPNSVTQTILSNPLLGLQMQSGRRTGAQPSRVVQLLNIVFHEDLIHDRKYHELKNAIIEEAKKYGHLEDVVIPRPNDDLSYREGVGKVFLKFGDDVSGRRAQYMLNGRVFDRKRVVCAAFFPLERFTRGKYTLV, encoded by the exons ATGGATACCTACCATACCAGTGATAATTCTAAAAGTGAGCTACCTAACAATACGGGTACCACTAAGAG GCGCCGACGTACAAGAGAGAGCAAATGGGATATTCCAGATGAAGCTCCAGAGACTGTGGGCGATTTGGCTGATAAGTCGGCGAATGATGGCCAGAAGAAGCGGCAGAGACGTCTTTACGTCGGAAACTTACCTCCCG ATAATGCCTTAGACACGAACGGCGTGTCGCCGCCTATATCTAAAACTGAAATTTTTAACGTTGACCAGGGATATTGTTTCCTAGAGTTCTCCACTGCCGAACTGGCTGACATGTGCTTCAAATTGGATGGAATCAATTACAAAGGACAAACGCTAAAGATAAGGCGCCCTATTGAGTATGGCACAACCTCAAGTTCTGACGACACCAAGGTGTTCGTGCAGAACATCCCACCAACAATGAGCGACGCAGATATAAAGGCACTGTTAGAGAAACATGGAAAACTCACATCAGCTAATCTGGTCAAAGATTTGAAGACTGGTCAAAACAAGGGATACGGGTTCTTTGAGTTCGACGACTCGAGAGCGGCCAAGATGGCAGTATGCCATTTGAATGGCCATGTCGTGGACAAACACGTGTTGAGCGTAAAGCATGCGGCCTTCAGCTATTTCGCGTCGGGCGGTAAATTGACAGACAGCAAGGCTACGAATCTGCCAAACTCCGTCACGCAGACAATTCTCAGTAATCCGCTCTTGGGTTTGCAGATGCAGTCGGGAAGACGCACTGGTGCACAACCGTCTAGAGTAGTGCAGCTACTTAATATTGTGTTTCACGAGGACCTGATACACGACAGAAAGTATCACGAGTTGAAAAACGCCATAATAGAAGAGGCAAAAAAGTATGGGCATTTGGAGGACGTTGTAATACCGCGACCAAATGACGATCTATCATATCGTGAAGGTGTTGGCAAAGTGTTCCTCAAATTTGGGGATGATGTGTCAGGCCGAAGGGCGCAGTATATGTTAAACGGTCGCGTTTTCGACCGCAAACGTGTTGTGTGTGCGGCATTTTTTCCACTGGAGCGTTTCACACGGGGCAAATACACTCTGGTTTAG
- a CDS encoding SNF2 domain-containing protein / helicase domain-containing protein, putative, protein MVLHPQGIKEVDSAILEQKVSSNVDVVFRLHALSKRLKQKIKRLDASHHLVKKYKSFINNIRAIIDRIIVQSLGDDESLSEDASELKYEFIGDSQLRINDETLEISEDESNDAHDDDSESEFKYTNVNNQAACQISDTIFAPITIFDRLYIHQKKGLKWLAGLHHRGHGGILADEMGLGKTITILSFFNALIFSTESKTLNLEGGLHVLVVCPTTLISQWKDEMGKWAPLLKPIVFHGALGSFGKRAIFGKSQRVKYKALITSYETLRVHIETINACHWSYVVLDEGQKIRNPDAAITLAVKTLGTPHRILLSGSPIQNNLVEFWSLLDFVAPGHLGTLPLFTEQFVEPIMRSTDVCNNSAAYNCALRLRELVHPFIQRNLKSEFTDCLRLPKKTEHIIMCNLTRVQYQVYIALLKNVINVESVGNSNLALAVKTSISRMGSKMKSSKFLLLLTLLRKVCNHPDLVLKEHPKDFGNVERSSKLMIALDIISNWEVNGHKILVFSQTIQMLNIIYANLATRYGACRIARIDGDISIKRRSGILDAFEKGEDVFVLLLTTRVGGVGLNLTCADRILIFDPDWNPMTDSQARERSYRIGQNRDVVIYRLISAHTVEEKIYHRQIYKFYLSERILTDPRVMGFRFLPASDLLSLPPKPAGPGDTGEYMHDVEKQLKSIDFEMEIRQLNNTNGIYQRSSDVAKCVSEENPILQSIFAHHEIEGVIKHDDIENRIYANVDQDSSVIADKAIQLLKRSLKERSAYDISVPTWTGENGQAAAPVCCNGRKVPKGGTGNSVSMLQNLRRKTHGPDVAVIRKDMCPMINIILDYFRRAPKLEIPTGEVCNPTFRTTHSRLPVKNSSDYSYVS, encoded by the exons ATGGTGCTACACCCTCAGGGAATCAAGGAAGTCGACTCTGCGATTCTTGAGCAA AAAGTATCGAGCAATGTAGACGTGGTATTTCGCCTTCACGCTCTTAGCAAAAGGCTAAAGCAAAAAATCAAGAGATTAGAT GCGTCACACCATCTTGTGAAGAAATACAAGTCTTTCATAAACAACATTCGAGCAATAATTGATCGCATAATTGTACAAAGTTTGGGCGACGACGAATCGTTATCCGAAGATGCATCTGAGCTTAAGTACGAATTCATCGGAGATTCACAACTTAGGATTAACGACGAAACGCTTGAAATTTCAGAAGATGAGTCCAATGATGCGCACGATGACGACTCCGAATCCGAATTTAAGTATACTAATGTCAACAACCAAGCGGCTTGTCAAATATCGGACACCATTTTCGCACCTATTACAATATTCGATCGGCTCTATATCCATCAAAAGAAAGGTTTGAAATGGTTGGCTGGGCTACATCATCGTGGGCACGGTGGTATATTAGCCGATGAAATGGGATTAGGGAAAACCATCACAATTCTGTCTTTTTTCAATGCGCTGATATTTTCTACCGAGTCCAAAACGCTCAATTTAGAGGGTGGATTGCACGTCCTAGTTGTGTGTCCAACTACGCTAATTTCACAGTGGAAGGATGAAATGGGTAAATGGGCCCCGCTTTTGAAGCCTATCGTATTTCATGGCGCTTTGGGTTCTTTCGGTAAACGAGCAATTTTCGGAAAGAGTCAAAGAGTGAAATACAAAGCCCTCATAACGAGCTATGAAACATTGAGAGTCCATATCGAAACCATTAACGCTTGCCATTGGTCATACGTAGTCCTAGATGAAGGGCAAAAAATTAGAAACCCTGATGCGGCCATAACGCTTGCAGTGAAGACTCTGGGTACTCCGCATAGGATTCTGCTCTCAGGATCGCCTATACAAAACAACCTTGTGGAATTTTGGTCCTTGTTGGATTTTGTTGCACCTGGGCATTTGGGTACACTTCCTTTATTCACTGAACAGTTTGTGGAACCCATTATGAGGTCCACTGACGTATGCAATAATTCAGCTGCATATAATTGTGCTTTGCGTTTAAGAGAACTGGTCCATCCTTTTATTCAAAGGAACCTAAAAAGCGAATTCACGGATTGTTTGAGACTTCCAAAGAAAACAGAGCATATCATAATGTGCAATTTGACTAGAGTGCAATACCAAGTCTATATTGCCCTTCTCAAAAACGTCATTAATGTTGAATCGGTGGGCAATAGCAACTTGGCATTAGCTGTGAAAACGTCCATCAGTCGTATGGGTAGTAAGATGAAATCCAGCAAATTCTTGCTTTTGCTAACATTACTTAGGAAAGTCTGCAATCACCCTGATCTGGTTTTAAAAGAACATCCTAAAGACTTCGGTAACGTAGAAAGGTCTTCTAAACTGATGATTGCACTCGATATCATATCCAACTGGGAAGTAAACGGGCATAAGATTTTGGTTTTTTCACAAACTATACAGATGCTGAACATTATCTATGCCAACTTGGCCACACGGTATGGTGCGTGTAGAATAGCTAGAATCGATGGTGACATCTCCATAAAAAGGCGTTCCGGTATTTTAGATGCTTTCGAAAAGGGGGAAGATGTTTTTGTCTTGTTACTAACAACTCGAGTAGGGGGCGTAGGTCTAAATCTTACGTGTGCGGATCGTATTCTTATTTTTGATCCAGATTGGAATCCGATGACCGATTCACAGGCCAGAGAAAGGTCGTACAGAATCGGCCAGAACAGGGATGTTGTCATCTATAGGTTGATATCTGCACATACTGTGGAAGAAAAAATTTATCACAGGCAAATATACAAGTTTTATTTAAGCGAACGCATACTCACTGATCCCCGTGTTATGGGTTTTAGATTTCTGCCCGCCTCTGATCTCCTTTCTTTGCCGCCAAAACCCGCAGGTCCAGGTGATACCGGTGAATATATGCATGACGTGGAAAAGCAGCTTAAATCTATCGATTTTGAGATGGAAATCAGGCAACTTAACAACACTAACGGAATATACCAACGTTCAAGCGATGTAGCTAAATGCGTATCAGAAGAAAACCCCATCCTGCAGTCAATATTTGCACATCACGAAATCGAGGGAGTAATCAAGCATGACGATATTGAAAATAGGATTTACGCAAATGTTGACCAGGATTCCTCAGTAATTGCGGATAAGGCTATACAACTTTTGAAAAGATCGCTAAAGGAACGAAGTGCATATGATATATCGGTTCCAACATGGACTGGCGAAAATGGTCAGGCTGCGGCGCCAGTGTGTTGCAATGGGCGTAAGGTGCCAAAAGGTGGTACCGGAAACAGTGTTTCCATGTTACAAAATCTAAGACGTAAGACTCACGGTCCTGACGTTGCGGTGATACGCAAGGATATGTGCCCTATGATTAACATAATTTTAGACTACTTCAGACGTGCACCAAAATTAGAAATTCCAACGGGAGAGGTAT GTAATCCAACATTTCGGACCACTCATTCCAG ATTGCCCGTAAAAAATTCATCAGACTATAGTTATGTCAGTTGA
- a CDS encoding adenylosuccinate synthetase, putative, with the protein MVTRTPFDPAVFLVAGMQWGDEGKGKAVAAFAKDVDIIAKYNGGHNAGHEIVLNGKQYKLHLLPSGSVYPYTTNVLGHGMVIHLSSLLKEIEMLRGNGIEVMDRLLISDRAHLLLDAHIEIDRNMEKARKAAGGEIGTTLRGIGPCHATRSSRTGVLMGSLLHWDFFKKSVMDIYKIHTDPETSEKMATEEIERHATLYKIFSRCICDTGYFISEAIRAGKRVLLEGANGSLLDINMGTYPFVTSSITLACGSYVGLGVPLSSPMFRIGILKCYQTRVGMGPFPTEFFDENYEHIQKDGTEIGVSTCRVRRCGWLDLVAARYIQRLNCFHAVYLTKLDVLTGLKEIKVCVDYRNKRTNDLLERGRFPATTAMLDEYEPVYKTFPSWESDISNVDTYDKLPENARTYVEFVEEELGAFIQWIGVGQDVKSTIVRS; encoded by the exons ATGGTAACTAGAACACCTTTCGATCCGGCG GTCTTTCTTGTTGCAGGGATGCAATGGGGAGATGAAGGAAAGGGAAAGGCAGTCGCGGCCTTTGCCAAAGATGTTGACATAATCGCAAAATACAACG GCGGACATAATGCTGGGCATGAAATTGTCTTGAATGGCAAACAATACAAGCTGCATCTCCTTCCTAGTGGATCGGTATACCCGTACACAACCAACGTCTTGGGTCATGGTATGGTTATCCATTTATCAAGCCTATTAAAGGAAATTGAAATGTTGCGGGGTAATGGCATCGAAGTTATGGATAG GCTGCTCATATCGGATCGTGCGCATCTACTTTTGGATGCCCATATTGAGATTGATCGCAATATGGAAAAAGCCAGAAAGGCCGCCGGAG GTGAAATAGGGACGACCTTGCGCGGGATTGGACCTTGTCATGCTACCAGGTCGTCGAGGACTGGTGTGCTG ATGGGATCCTTACTTCATTGGGATTTCTTTAAGAAATCTGTCATGGATATCTACAAAATTCACACCGATCCGGAAACGTCGGAAAAAATGGCTACAGAAGAAATCGAAAGGCATGCAACACTTTACAAGATATTTTCAAGATGTATTTGTGATACGGGATACTTCATCAGCGAAGCCATAAGGGCTGGGAAACGAGTATTACTAGAAGGCGCAAATGGATCTTTGTTGGATATCAACATGGGCACTTACCCGTTTGTTACTTCGTCCATCACACTGGCTTGTGGATCGTATGTTGGACTTGGGGTGCCATTAAGTTCCCCAATGTTCAGAATTGGTATTCTTAAGTGCTACCAGACGCGAGTGGGTATGGGCCCCTTTCCTACTGAATTCTTCGACGAAAATTATGAACACATCCAAAAGGATGGCACCGAAATAGGTGTGTCCACATGCAGAGTGAGGAGGTGTGGGTGGCTGGATTTGGTTGCTGCAAGATATATCCAGAGGCTGAACTGTTTTCATGCCGTTTATCTCACAAAATTGGACGTCCTCACAGGACTTAAAGAAATAAAAGTGTGCGTAGACTACCGAAATAAGAGAACAA ACGACCTTTTGGAGAGGGGGCGCTTTCCGGCAACCACTGCAATGCTGGATGAGTATGAACCCGTGTATAAAACCTTCCCCAGCTGGGAAAGTGATATTTCCAATGTGGATACGTATGACAAATTGCCTGAAAATGCTCGTACGTACGTGGAGTTTGTGGAAGAGGAATTAGGCGCCTTCATTCAATGG ATTGGCGTCGGTCAAGACGTCAAAAGTACGATAGTCAGGTCGTGA
- a CDS encoding 26s proteasome aaa-ATPase subunit Rpt3, putative: MAAKYLPRKVSPSERDLYSKLKTLEKQLDLCDIQIIKTQENYVKEEHKNLKLELLRAREEIKRIQSVPLVIGQFLDMVDKSHGIVSSTAGSNYYVRILSTINREQLTPNTSVALHRHSHSVVDVLPPEADSSIQMLQLSDKPEVSYADIGGLDAQKQEVREAVELPLTCPELYHQIGIDPPVGVLLYGPPGTGKTMLAKAVAHHTGANFIRVVGSEFVQKYLGEGPRMVRDIFRLARENAPAILFIDEVDAIATKRFDAQTGADREVQRILLELLNQMDGFDQNATVKVIMATNRADTLDPALLRPGRLDRKIEFPLPDRRQRRLIFQTITSHMNLSSDVDIENCTFILRNENRHVAVVARPERISAADIAAICQEAGLQAIRKNRYVVTNKDFQKGWKRHVKKQDRDYAFYGV, translated from the exons ATGGCAGCGAAGTATTTACCTCGGAAGGTGTCACCTTCGGAGCGCGATCTGTACTCGAAACTGAAAACGCTCGAAAAGCAGCTCGACTTGTGTGATATACAG ATTATAAAAACCCAGGAAAATTACGTTAAGGAGGAACATAAGAATTTAAAATTAGAATTGCTCAGAGCACGCGAAGAAATCAAACGAATCCAAAGCGTTCCACTGGTAATAGGCCAATTTTTGGATATGGTAGACAAGAGTCATGGAATTGTCTCGTCTACTGCTGGTTCAAATTACTATGTGCGCATTTTATCTACAATTAATAG GGAGCAACTTACACCCAATACAAGCGTCGCATTACATCGTCACAGTCATAGTGTAGTTGACGTTCTACCACCGGAAGCGGATTCATCAATTCAGATGCTCCAATTATCAGATAAGCCCGAAGTGTCTTATGCG GATATTGGAGGACTAGATGCTCAAAAACAGGAAGTGCGTGAAGCAGTAGAGCTGCCGCTAACGTGTCCGGAATTGTATCACCAAATTGGCATTGATCCACCAGTCGGCGTGCTGCTCTATGGCCCCCCAG GCACAGGAAAAACAATGTTGGCGAAAGCCGTTGCTCATCATACTGGAGCTAACTTCATTCGTGTGGTGGGCAGTGAATTCGTACAGAAGTATCTTGGAGAGGGTCCGAGAATGGTACGAGACATTTTCCGCCTGGCACGGGAGAACGCCCCAGCCATTCTATTCATCGACGAAGTTGACGCCATTGCAACAAAGCGTTTTGATGCCCAGACAGGCGCCGACAGGGAAGTTCAGCGCATACTGCTAGAGCTACTCAACCAAATGGACGGATTCGATCAAAATGCCACAGTGAAGGTTATAATGGCCACCAACAGAGCAGACACATTGGACCCGGCGCTGCTTAGACCAGGACGGCTTGATAGAAAAATAGAATTTCCCCTGCCTGACAGACGACAGAGGCGTCTCATTTTCCAAACCATAACGAGCCATATGAACCTATCGAGTGATGTTGACATCGAAAACTGTACGTTTATTCTGCGCAATGAAAATAGACATGTCGCAGTTGTAGCAAGGCCGGAAAGGATATCAGCGGCTGATATAGCGGCAATTTGCCAAGAGGCAGGCTTACAAGCTATCAGAAAAAATAGATACGTCGTCACCAATAAGGATTTTCAAAAAGGATGGAAGCGACACGTCAAAAAGCAGGATCGCGACTACGCCTTCTACGGTGTATAG